In Streptomyces sp. RFCAC02, the following proteins share a genomic window:
- a CDS encoding TerD family protein encodes MVKGGNVGLADLSGGDVDAVVVSLGWVSPTGDGDADVSVLLLDANAKVRSDADFLFYNNATAPDGSVQLLGKIPVGDGSEDRISFDLTAIPDDIATILIAASRYESGRFDELHDLRLSLYDGSGESLLRFDIDDAGGVSALIFGELYRRGGQWKFRAVGQGYEAGFAALATDHGVDIDDDATTEPAEPGSAETQPSGASAVERSSQEVQPRSAAVIAVPAPRRAADDTVVPGKPARHRTAKKKVVLPKKPKRSLAENESWKGARLFPVSALKSDRDREMRATSVLLAVMAQVPEFGRRLTAGFGAPAGRMETFTEVSLPHGESPRRPDGVIRVERAGKLWTALVETKTNGNALKAEQVQTYADIAARRGFEAVITLSNDVALEGSPLVDVKMDRRRKNKVGLWHLSWAEVAYQAQMLIRHEGVGNPAHAWLLEELLYYLLHENSGCHGFQNMGPAWVPVRNGIQDETLCEGDPRSLEAVESWERLIRQVSLRLGGELGQKVLPVQRARRGSDAVSRRARMADTLCRDGKLHAELRIDGAIGTVGLTADLRTGKIRTSIDIPVPEQGYPLSWAKRVVRELADAPADLHIETLVEGDIGGPRGTLERLRPEPGDMLPKGGAKITGFRLSLFKGMGSQRGNSESSFIRSVDEAVHKFQAGVVARLDRLGRGVPGKVVAGADL; translated from the coding sequence ATGGTCAAGGGTGGCAACGTCGGGCTGGCGGACCTGAGCGGCGGCGATGTCGATGCGGTCGTCGTGAGTCTTGGATGGGTGAGTCCCACGGGCGACGGAGACGCGGACGTGTCCGTCTTGCTGCTCGACGCGAACGCCAAGGTGCGCAGTGACGCTGATTTCCTTTTCTACAACAACGCCACCGCGCCCGACGGCAGCGTGCAATTGCTGGGCAAGATTCCGGTGGGGGATGGCAGTGAAGACCGGATCAGTTTCGACCTCACGGCCATTCCCGACGACATAGCGACCATTCTCATCGCGGCAAGTAGGTACGAGTCGGGCCGCTTCGACGAGTTGCACGATCTCCGCCTGTCGTTGTACGACGGGTCGGGGGAGTCGCTGCTGCGTTTCGACATCGATGACGCAGGCGGTGTGAGTGCGCTGATCTTCGGTGAGCTGTACCGGCGCGGTGGTCAGTGGAAGTTCAGGGCCGTCGGACAGGGGTACGAGGCCGGTTTCGCGGCCCTGGCGACCGACCATGGTGTCGATATAGACGACGATGCCACGACGGAGCCGGCGGAACCCGGCAGTGCCGAGACACAGCCCTCGGGGGCTTCAGCCGTGGAACGGTCCTCACAGGAAGTGCAACCGCGCTCGGCTGCCGTGATCGCAGTACCCGCGCCGCGCCGCGCCGCCGACGACACGGTGGTTCCGGGGAAACCCGCGCGCCATCGGACGGCCAAGAAGAAGGTCGTGCTCCCGAAGAAGCCGAAGCGATCCCTGGCGGAGAACGAGTCGTGGAAAGGGGCGCGGCTGTTCCCGGTGTCCGCGTTGAAGAGCGACCGTGACCGGGAGATGCGCGCCACTTCGGTATTGCTGGCCGTGATGGCGCAGGTTCCGGAATTCGGCCGTCGGCTCACCGCCGGGTTCGGTGCTCCGGCCGGACGTATGGAGACGTTCACCGAGGTGTCGCTGCCTCATGGCGAATCGCCGAGGCGCCCTGACGGCGTGATTCGTGTAGAACGCGCCGGCAAACTCTGGACGGCACTCGTCGAGACCAAAACCAATGGAAACGCTCTCAAAGCAGAGCAGGTGCAGACTTACGCTGACATAGCGGCCAGGCGCGGGTTCGAGGCGGTCATTACCCTCTCAAACGATGTGGCGCTGGAAGGCAGTCCACTTGTCGATGTGAAAATGGACCGTCGACGGAAGAACAAGGTTGGGCTTTGGCATCTCTCCTGGGCTGAGGTCGCCTATCAGGCGCAGATGTTGATCCGGCACGAAGGCGTGGGGAATCCCGCGCACGCGTGGCTCCTGGAAGAACTTTTGTACTACCTTCTGCATGAGAATTCAGGTTGTCACGGATTCCAGAACATGGGACCCGCCTGGGTGCCCGTGCGGAACGGAATCCAGGATGAGACCCTGTGCGAGGGTGACCCCCGGTCCCTGGAAGCTGTCGAGAGCTGGGAGCGTCTGATCCGGCAGGTCTCGTTGCGACTGGGTGGCGAACTGGGGCAGAAGGTGCTCCCGGTCCAGCGTGCCCGGCGGGGGTCGGACGCCGTGTCGCGGCGAGCGCGCATGGCGGACACCCTGTGCCGTGACGGCAAGCTGCATGCGGAGCTGCGCATCGACGGGGCAATCGGCACAGTGGGGCTCACCGCTGATCTGCGGACGGGAAAGATCCGCACGTCCATCGACATACCGGTGCCGGAGCAGGGCTACCCGCTGTCCTGGGCCAAGCGGGTTGTACGCGAATTGGCGGATGCGCCGGCCGATCTGCATATTGAAACCTTGGTCGAGGGGGACATCGGCGGGCCGCGTGGGACTTTGGAGCGTCTGAGGCCGGAACCGGGTGACATGCTCCCGAAGGGCGGAGCGAAAATAACGGGATTTCGACTGTCGCTGTTCAAGGGGATGGGCAGCCAGCGGGGGAATTCAGAATCCAGTTTCATCCGCAGCGTCGACGAAGCAGTGCACAAGTTCCAGGCGGGGGTCGTGGCACGCCTCGACCGGCTGGGCAGGGGCGTTCCCGGGAAGGTCGTCGCAGGGGCCGACCTGTAA
- a CDS encoding Pycsar system effector family protein translates to MSDIDGSCTATEHRAGHGLATEAAVMFTEVQRADSKATTLCGVAGGMLGVDIAALSAVRECGGLPLITQTTATILLAVALITAMYAIRPALPRDGRLRTFACTAPANDQSESGWPACSVVCGGDHLRAEAARLAMFTTLAQQKFRAIKWAVDFVATATTVATLGLLIPYVSS, encoded by the coding sequence GTGTCCGACATTGACGGAAGCTGCACTGCAACGGAACATCGGGCCGGCCACGGGCTTGCGACCGAAGCGGCGGTGATGTTCACCGAGGTGCAGCGGGCCGATTCCAAGGCCACGACGCTTTGCGGAGTCGCCGGGGGCATGCTCGGAGTGGACATTGCAGCGCTCTCGGCCGTCCGAGAGTGCGGCGGGCTGCCCCTGATCACACAGACAACTGCCACCATCCTTCTTGCCGTGGCCCTGATCACGGCTATGTATGCGATCCGTCCCGCCCTCCCACGCGACGGCCGCCTCAGGACGTTCGCATGCACCGCACCAGCCAACGACCAGTCCGAGTCGGGCTGGCCAGCCTGCTCCGTAGTCTGCGGCGGTGACCACCTTCGGGCGGAAGCCGCGAGGCTGGCGATGTTCACCACCCTCGCGCAGCAGAAGTTCCGTGCCATCAAGTGGGCTGTCGACTTTGTGGCGACAGCCACAACAGTCGCCACACTTGGGCTGTTGATCCCGTACGTCTCTTCTTGA
- a CDS encoding Crp/Fnr family transcriptional regulator — protein MCQPHLSVIGQQLWSRLSGLTPVRVRPARSVLLRQGDPGTHVILLASGSALITLTGSHGERTLLAVRGAGELLGELAVLDEQPRTASVIAAEDCRVHIVPRGDFLAFVDRHALLAPLLHHAITRVREAEAVRLEMATAPVPMRLASALGRLLQAASTAGAECLVRLTQTELSEMIGASRNAVGSALRPWREQGWLATEAGGGLSIRDYPSIQAHAHTQR, from the coding sequence ATGTGTCAGCCACATCTGTCAGTCATAGGTCAGCAGCTGTGGTCCCGCTTGTCCGGCCTGACCCCTGTCCGCGTCCGGCCGGCCAGGAGTGTGCTGTTGCGGCAGGGCGATCCCGGCACCCATGTCATCTTGCTGGCCTCCGGCTCGGCCCTCATCACACTGACCGGATCGCACGGGGAACGGACGCTTCTGGCGGTACGCGGCGCCGGTGAACTTCTGGGCGAACTCGCCGTCCTCGACGAGCAGCCACGCACCGCATCGGTCATCGCTGCCGAGGATTGCCGGGTTCACATCGTCCCGCGTGGAGATTTCCTAGCTTTCGTAGACCGCCACGCTCTGCTAGCCCCCTTGTTGCACCACGCCATCACACGGGTCCGCGAGGCAGAGGCGGTGCGCCTGGAGATGGCTACCGCCCCGGTTCCGATGCGTCTGGCCTCGGCCCTCGGCCGCCTTCTCCAAGCCGCCTCCACCGCTGGTGCCGAGTGCCTCGTACGCCTGACGCAGACAGAACTGTCGGAGATGATCGGCGCCTCCCGTAACGCCGTGGGGTCGGCACTGCGGCCATGGCGTGAGCAGGGCTGGCTCGCCACGGAGGCCGGTGGCGGGCTGTCGATCCGGGATTACCCATCGATCCAGGCACACGCGCACACCCAGAGGTGA